The following coding sequences lie in one bacterium genomic window:
- a CDS encoding potassium-transporting ATPase subunit C has protein sequence MGREAWRAVLMLAALTLVAGVGYPLAVTAAAALFPARAGGGLIVENGVVRGSRLIGQPFSDPKYFWGRPSAT, from the coding sequence ATGGGACGCGAAGCGTGGCGCGCGGTCTTGATGCTGGCCGCGCTGACGTTGGTCGCCGGGGTCGGCTACCCGCTCGCCGTCACCGCCGCGGCGGCGCTCTTCCCGGCGCGGGCGGGCGGCGGCCTGATCGTCGAGAACGGCGTCGTCCGCGGCTCGCGGCTGATCGGGCAGCCGTTCTCCGACCCGAAGTACTTCTGGGGACGCCCCTCGGCGACC